The Athene noctua chromosome 3, bAthNoc1.hap1.1, whole genome shotgun sequence genome includes a region encoding these proteins:
- the MGAT3 gene encoding beta-1,4-mannosyl-glycoprotein 4-beta-N-acetylglucosaminyltransferase, whose amino-acid sequence MKMRRHKLFLTLCMAGLCLISFLHFLKALSYVTFPRELASLSPNLVSSFFWNNAPVTPQVSPEPGGAEFLRTPLYSHSPLLQPLPPSRASEELHKVEFVLPEDTTEYFVRTRAGGVCFKPGTKVLEKPPVGGRAEERTDGAASGRPARKPLSASGTKRRKWVECVCLPGWHGPSCGVPTVVQYSNLPTKDRLVPREIPRRVINAINVNHEFDLLDVRFHELGDVVDAFVVCESNFTAYGEPRPLKFREMLLNGSFDYIRHKVLYVFLDHFPPGGRQDGWIADDYLRTFLTRDGISRLRNLRPDDVFIIDDADEIPARDGVLFLKLYNGWTEPFAFHMRKSLYGFFWKQPGTLEVVSGCTMGMLQAVYATDGIRLRRREYYTMPGFRQYENSTGHILVQWSLGSPLHFAGWHCSWCFTPEGIYFKLVSAQNGDFPRWGDYEDKRDLNYIRELIRTGGWFDGTTQEYPPADPKEQMYAPKYLLKNYQRFRYLLENPYRKAEGAG is encoded by the coding sequence ATGAAGATGAGACGCCATAAGCTCTTTCTGACTCTCTGCATGGCTGGTCTCTGCCTCATCTCCTTCTTGCACTTCCTCAAGGCCCTTTCCTATGTCACCTTCCCCCGGGAGCTGGCTTCGCTTAGTCCCAACCTTGTCTCCAGCTTCTTCTGGAACAATGCCCCCGTCACACCTCAGGTCAGCCCTGAGCCAGGGGGTGCAGAGTTTCTTCGCACACCCCTGTACTCCCACTCCCCCTtgctccagcccctgcctcccAGCAGAGCCAGCGAAGAGCTGCACAAAGTTGAGTTCGTGCTGCCGGAAGACACAACAGAATATTTTGTCCGTACCAGAGCCGGCGGCGTTTGCTTTAAACCAGGCACCAAGGTGTTGGAGAAACCACCTGTGGGAGGGCGGGCAGAGGAGCGAACAGATGGTGCAGCTTCGGGACGGCCAGCTCGCAAGCCGCTGAGCGCCAGTGGGACCAAGCGGCGCAAGTGGGTGGAGTGTGTGTGCTTGCCAGGCTGGCACGGCCccagctgtggggtccccactgTGGTCCAGTACTCCAACCTGCCCACCAAGGACCGCCTCGTGCCACGGGAGATTCCCCGGCGGGTCATCAACGCTATCAATGTCAACCATGAGTTTGACCTGCTGGATGTCCGCTTCCACGAGCTGGGAGATGTGGTGGATGCCTTCGTGGTGTGTGAGTCGAACTTCACAGCCTATGGAGAGCCGCGGCCCCTCAAGTTCCGCGAGATGCTCCTCAACGGCTCCTTTGACTACATCCGTCACAAGGTGCTCTATGTCTTTCTGGACCACTTCCCCCCTGGTGGCCGTCAGGATGGTTGGATTGCTGACGATTACCTGCGCACCTTTCTCACCCGGGACGGCATCTCTCGCCTCCGCAACCTGCGCCCAGACGATGTCTTCATCATCGATGATGCCGATGAGATCCCAGCCCGTGATGGCGTGCTCTTCCTCAAGCTCTACAATGGCTGGACAGAACCCTTCGCCTTTCACATGCGCAAGTCGCTCTACGGCTTCTTCTGGAAGCAACCAGGCACCTTGGAGGTGGTCTCAGGCTGCACCATGGGGATGCTCCAGGCTGTCTATGCTACTGACGGGATCCGTCTGCGGCGCCGTGAGTACTACACCATGCCTGGGTTTCGGCAGTACGAGAACAGCACAGGACACATCCTGGTGCAGTGGTCGCTGGGCAGCCCCCTTCACTTTGCTGGCTGGCACTGCTCCTGGTGTTTCACCCCAGAGGGGATCTACTTCAAACTGGTGTCGGCTCAGAACGGGGACTTCCCGCGCTGGGGTGACTATGAGGATAAACGAGACCTCAATTATATCCGGGAGCTGATCCGGACTGGTGGCTGGTTCGATGGTACTACACAAGAGTATCCCCCCGCCGACCCCAAGGAGCAGATGTATGCTCCCAAGTACTTGCTCAAGAACTACCAGCGGTTCCGCTACTTGTTGGAGAACCCCTACCGAAAAGCGGAGGGTGCTGGGTGA